Part of the Oerskovia paurometabola genome is shown below.
GGCGCAGCTCGTCGTGCGTCCCCGACTCGACGATCCGCCCGGCCTCCATGACGACCACGCGGTCCGCGACCTGGGCCTGGCTCAGCCGGTGCGCGATGACGACCGCGGTCCGCCCGGACAGGGCCGCGCGTGCGGCTCGGTCGAGGGTCGCGGCGCCGTCGGTCCCGACCTCCGCGGTCGCCTCGTCGAGCACGACGACGGCCGGGTCGAGCAGCAGGATCCGCGCGAGCGCGAGCTGCTGCGCGCGGTCGGGCGACAGGTCGAGGCCGCCCGCGCCGACGACGGTGGCGAGGCCGTCGGGCAGGTCGTGCGCCCAGTGCGCCTCGACCGCGTCGAGCGCCGCTGCGAGCTCCGCGTCGCTCGCGTCGGGGGCCGCGAGGCGCAGGTCCTCGGCGAGCGTCCCGCTGAACACGTGGACCTCCTGGCTCACCATCGCGGCGTCGGTCCGTCGGCCGTCGTCGTGCGGGGCCCGACGGCGTCGCCCCGGCGCCGTGCCCAGGACGTGCACGGCGCCGCGCGTCGGGCGGTGGATGCCCATCGCGAGCTTCGCGACCGACGTCTTGCCGGCCCCGGAAGCCCCGACGAGCGCGACGTGCTCGCCCTCGGCGACGTCGAGGTCCACGTCGGTCACGACGTCGCGCCCGGGCGTGTAGGCGAACGTCACGCCCCGGAGCACGACGGCGGAGCGCGGCTTCCGGGAGGCGGTCGCCGGACCGGGGTGGTCACCCTCGGCGGGGATCGCGTCGCCCTCGGCGGGCTCCGCCGTCGCCGCCGTCACGCCCACGAGGCGGGCGAGGCCCGCACCCGCCTTCTGGATCTCGTCGAACTCGCCGAGCACCGTCCCGATCGGCCCGAACAACCGGTGGAAGTACAGGGCCGCCGCCGTGGCCGCGCCCACGGTCACGGCGTCGCCCGAGACGAGCCAGAACCCCGTGGCCAGCACGGCCCCGAGCCCGACGAGCTCGGCGACGTTGAGCCGGTTGTAGAACCGGGTGAGCAGCCCGATCCCGGTCAGCGACAGGTCGATCGCCCGCAGCGACGACGCAGCGACGAGCGCCTCGTGCCGGTCGCCGTGCCCGAGCGTCGTGACGGTCGTCGCACCCGCGACCGTCTCGATGACCTGCTCGGTGCGCTGCGCCTCGGCGACGCGCACCTCCCGGTACACGGGGCCCGAGCGGCGCAGGAACCAGCGCAGCGACACGACCTGCAGGGGGGCGGCCGCGACCGCGGCGAGCGCGAAGCGCCAGTCCAGGGCACCGAGGCCCACGAGCGTCAGGACGATCGTGAACGCGGCCGACGTGACCGCGGGCAGCACGCCCGAGATCGCCTCGCTCACGGCGTCGACGTCCCCCGAGACGCGAGCCACGACGTCGCCGACGCCCGCCTGCTCGACCTGTTCGAGGGGCAGGTCGAGCGCGCTCGCGAGGACGTCCTCGCGCAGGTCGGCGAGCGCTCCCTCGCAGATCCGGGCGAGGAGGGTCTGGCCGAGGTAGCCGAGTCCCGCGCTCAGCACGCCGGCCCCGAGGAGCAGGAGCGCGTAGCGCACGAGGTCGGCGGTCTCGCCGCCCTCGACCACGACGTTGACCAGGACCCCGAGCAGGGCGGGCATCGCGAGGCCCGCGACCGACCCGGCCAGGAGGACGGCGACGGTCCCGGCGAAGAGCCATCGGCGGCGGGTGAGCATGCGCCACAGCGCCGCGTTGGTCGCGGCGGTCGAGGCGACGGGCAGGATCTCGTGCGCCGGGGCGGCGCGGCCGGTCCCGGTCGCGGCGGCGGCGCTCACGACGCGACCAGCTCGGCGCCGGTGCCGACCGAGCCGGCCGAGCCAGCCGAGCCAGCCGAGCCGGCCGAGCCAGCCGAGCCGGCCGAGCCAGCCGAGCCGGCCGAGCCGGCCGCGCCGTGGACCCCGGCCCCACCGGGCGTCCCGCTCACTGCCACCACCACGTGGTCGCACGCCGCGAGCAGCGTCGGGCTCGTCGTGACGAGCAGCAACGTGCGCTCGGGGAGACCGCGCAGCGCCGCCGCGATCCGGGCCTCGGTCACGGTGTCGACGGCGGTCGTGGGGTCGTGCAGCACCAGCACGGGTTCGGGGCGGTGCAGCGCCCGGCCGAGGACGAGGCGTTGGCGCTGCCCGCCGGACAGGTGCTGGCCGCGCCCGGTCAGGTGGGTGTCGAGGCCGTCGCCGAGATGCCCGAGCACCTCGGTCGTCCCCGACGCGTCGAGCGCGCGCGGGTCGAGCGGGCCGTCGGGTGCGAGGTTGTCGCGCACGCTCGCGCTGAACAGCGACGCGTCGTGCCGGGCCGCGAAGACGAGGGCGCGTCCGGTCGCGGGGTCGAGCGTGGAGAGGTCGGTCCCGTCGACGACGACGGCTCCTGGTGGCGCGGGTGCACGGCACCCGAGGACGTCGACGAGCGCGGCCGCGTCCCCGGCGTCGGGCACGACGACGCCCACGACCTGGCCGCGGCGGACCGTGACGGACGGGAGCGTGGAGCCGCCGAAGACCCCGGCGAGGGTCACCGAGCCGCCCGGCGGCGTCGCACCCGCCACGCCCGCGTCCACAGGCCGGGCCGGGGCGCTGTGGACGGTCGGCTCGCCGAGCAGGAGCAGCAGACGGCGTGCGGACGCGCGCTTCTGGGCGAGCTCGACGCCCAGGAAGCCCGTGCGTGACATGGGTTCCTGGACGAACTGCGCGAGGCCGACGACGGCGACGAGCTCGCCCACCGTGATCTGCCCGGCGAGCGCCATGCGTCCCGCGAAGAGCGCGACCGTCGCGAGGAAGACCACCGAGAGCCCTTCGCTCACGGCCTGGTACGCGGCGCGGGACCGGACGGCGCGCAGCGCGGCCGCGAGCGAGCCGCGGCTCGCTCGGCGGTAGCGGTCGGCCGCGGCCTGCTCCGCGCCCAGGCCCTTGAGGACGCGCAGGCCCGTGACGAGATCGGTCGCGAGCCCGCCGGCGCGGGCCGCGGTCTCCTGCTCGGCCTCGCTGCGCGCCTCGAGGGGGACGGACAGCCGGTGCATCACGAGGAGCATCACGGGGGTCGCGACGAGGACCGCGACGCCGAGCGGGACGGAGACGAGGAGGAGGCTCACGGCGGTCGTCCCGATCGCGGCGAGCGCGCCGAGCTGTCCCGTGACGAGCCAGGCGATCCCCGCGACGCGGTTCGTGTCGGAGGACGCGATGGTCAGGGTCTCGCCCGCCGCGCGGCGCCTGGCCATGCCGCGCGGGTCGAGGACGCGCGCGACGGTGAGCTGACGCAGGTCGTGCGCGGCGAACGAGAACGCGCGGACGGTCGAGCGCATGCCGATCCGCCAGGCCATGGTCAGGACGAGGAAGACCGCCGTGAGGACCCCGAGCCACAGCCCGAGCGCGGCACCGTCACGCGGCATGATCGCGCGGTCCACGACCACGCCGATCAGCACGGGCACGAGCGCCTCGGCGACCTGGTGGACCATGAAGCCGCTCGCGCCCGCGGTCAGCAGAAGCCACCGGCGGTTCCCGGTGAGGACGAGGCGGAAGACCTGGCCGACGGTCGTCGGCGGGGGCCCGCCGCGGCGTGCGGGACGACGGGTACGGAGGGGCATGCTTGCTAAGGTAATGCTTACCTTCCTGAGCCGATGTGGGATAGCCTGCCCAATCATGTCGCTCATCGGCCAGGCGTCCTCAGCCTCCTCGATCCCCCTCGTGCACGTCCGGTTCCCGGGCGGCGGGCACGACGCCGCGGACGGCCCGCGTGACGCCGACACCGCCGAGGCCGCAGCGCTCCTGGCGGCCGCGCGAGAGGTCCGCTCGGTCTCGACGTCGCACTTCCCGCCGAGCACACCGGGCCTGTGGCCCGTGCACGTGCATGCGTTCCACGAGCTGCTGTGGGGCACGCAGGGCGTGCTGACGGTCGAGACCGAGCACGGCTTCTTCGCGGTCCCGCCGACGATCGGGCTGTGGATCCCTGCGGGTGTCGCGCACGCGGTCCAGACCGCAGGCGGCACGGGCTTCTACTGCACCTATGTGGACGCGGACGGTGCGGCGGCGCCCGCCGAGCCGCTCGCGACCGCACCCGCGGCGTCCGCCCCGGAGCCCACGGACGACCCGTTCGTGGCGGTCCTCGACCGCGCGCACCGCACGACCGCGGTCTCGGTCCCGCCCGCCGCTCGCGAGCTCATGATCCACCTGTCGCAGCGCGACATGGCCCCGGCGGCCCGACGGCGCAGCGAGCGCGTCGTCGTCGACCTCCTGTCTCCCGTGGACGTCACGCCCATGGTGCTGCCCATGCCCTCGGACGCGCGCCTGGCGTCGGTCGCCAGGCGTCTGCTGGACGACCCTGCCGACACGCGTCCGCTCGAGGCGTGGGCGCGCGAGGTGTCGGTGAGCGTGCGGAACTTCTCCAGGCTGTTCCACCGGGAGACGGGCATGACGTTCGCGCAGTGGCGGATCCATGCGCGCGTCCGGGTCGCGATCGGGCTGCTCGCGGGCGGGATGCCGGTGGGGACGGTCGGTCGGCGGGTGGGGTACCGGACGCCGAGCGCGTTCGTGCAGTCGTTCCGCCGGGTGCTCGGGCACACGCCGGGCTGGTACGTGGCCTCGGTGCGGGCCGATGCGGAACATCCCCTGGCCGCTGCCGGCGACGATCGGCCGGTCCCGGAGCGGCGGGCCTGGTTAGGGTAGGGATACCTAACCAACCGATGTCGACCGTCGCGTCGCCGTCCCCTGCCCGGGAGCTCCTGTGACCCTCGTCCTGCCTGCCCGCACCGACGTCCCCGACGTGACGCTCCTCCCGGTCGCCGAGGGGCAGTGGCAGCGGATCGTCGCGGCGATCACCCGCCGCGACTTCCTCATCGGCGCCGGGGCACTGACGGTCGCCGGGATCCTCGCGGCGTGCGGCGACGGGGCAGGGTCGGCCGGGACCGGCTCGGCGGGTGGCGAGACCCAGCCGTTCGAGCACGACGGCTACCGCACCGACCTGCCCCTGCACCCCGAGCGGGTCGTCGTCCTGGAGGCCCGCGCAGGCCTCGAGTTCGCGCTCCTCGCCGGGCTGCCGATCGTCGCGACCGAGTGGTCCGACGAGAGCCACCTCATGGCACACCTGCCGAAGGGCGTCGAGCGCCTCGGCGGCTCCAACATCGAGCCCAACGCGGAGTCGATCCTGTCCCACTCGCCCGACATGCTCGTCGTCGGCGCGGGGTGGTGGAACTACTACCAGGAGAACGAGCTGCTGGCCGAGGGCATCGCGCCCGTCCTCGTCGTCGGCGACGACGACCCCGACTGGAAGGCGTCGCTCCGGCGCCAGCTCGCCGCGTTCGGCCGCGAGCAGCAGGCGACCGAGGCGATCGACGCCTACGACGCCACGGTCGCGGACGTCTCCGCCGAGATCGCCCCGCTCGTCGCAGGGCGCACGGTCGTCATCGCGGGCGCCGACGAGGAGGGCTTCTGGATCCAGGAGCCCGACAGCTTCTGCTCGGGCATCGCGCGCGATGTCGGCATGGACCTCGTGGTCCCCGAGGCCGGGCAGAGCAACGGCTCGGTGTCGAGGTACTCGTTCGAGAACCTCGACGTCTTCCACGACGCCGACCTGATCGTGCTCCAGAACCCCGAGGACCCCGCGATCGCCAACCCGGCCTGGCAGGCCGTGCCCGCCGTCCAGGCGGGGCGCGTCGCCGAGCTCCGCTACGACCGCAACTTCGGGCTCGCCCTGACCGCCCAGGTCTTCGCCGAGGACCTGCGCGAGGCCGCGCGCCTGCTCTGACCCTGGGCCGCCGCCCGGCCGAGAGGCCGTCGCGCCCCGGCCGCCCCGGCCGCCCCACCCGCCACCCCGCCCTCACCGCCGCGACTCCCGCGGCCCGCCCGAACCAGGACGTCCCATGACCACGCGCACCACCCGTCGCTCAGCCCGCTCAGCCCGCTCAGCCCTTGCCGCCGCCTCCGCGGCGACGTTCGCCCTGCTGCTGGGCGCGTGCGCCTCGGGCACCGACGCGGGTTCCGGCTCCGGTGCCGGCGAGGTCGAGACCCGCACGGTCGACAGCGCGTTCGGCGAGACCACGATCCCGACCGACCCGCAGGCCGCGCTCGGTGTCTACACGACCGACCTCGACATGCTCATCACGCTCGGCATCCCGCTCGCGGACTCCCAGCCGATCCGTTCGCAGGGGTACACGACCTTCCCGTCGTTCTTCGA
Proteins encoded:
- a CDS encoding ABC transporter ATP-binding protein yields the protein MLTRRRWLFAGTVAVLLAGSVAGLAMPALLGVLVNVVVEGGETADLVRYALLLLGAGVLSAGLGYLGQTLLARICEGALADLREDVLASALDLPLEQVEQAGVGDVVARVSGDVDAVSEAISGVLPAVTSAAFTIVLTLVGLGALDWRFALAAVAAAPLQVVSLRWFLRRSGPVYREVRVAEAQRTEQVIETVAGATTVTTLGHGDRHEALVAASSLRAIDLSLTGIGLLTRFYNRLNVAELVGLGAVLATGFWLVSGDAVTVGAATAAALYFHRLFGPIGTVLGEFDEIQKAGAGLARLVGVTAATAEPAEGDAIPAEGDHPGPATASRKPRSAVVLRGVTFAYTPGRDVVTDVDLDVAEGEHVALVGASGAGKTSVAKLAMGIHRPTRGAVHVLGTAPGRRRRAPHDDGRRTDAAMVSQEVHVFSGTLAEDLRLAAPDASDAELAAALDAVEAHWAHDLPDGLATVVGAGGLDLSPDRAQQLALARILLLDPAVVVLDEATAEVGTDGAATLDRAARAALSGRTAVVIAHRLSQAQVADRVVVMEAGRIVESGTHDELRRAGGQYAQLWAAWERGAGDRRG
- a CDS encoding ABC transporter substrate-binding protein; the encoded protein is MTLVLPARTDVPDVTLLPVAEGQWQRIVAAITRRDFLIGAGALTVAGILAACGDGAGSAGTGSAGGETQPFEHDGYRTDLPLHPERVVVLEARAGLEFALLAGLPIVATEWSDESHLMAHLPKGVERLGGSNIEPNAESILSHSPDMLVVGAGWWNYYQENELLAEGIAPVLVVGDDDPDWKASLRRQLAAFGREQQATEAIDAYDATVADVSAEIAPLVAGRTVVIAGADEEGFWIQEPDSFCSGIARDVGMDLVVPEAGQSNGSVSRYSFENLDVFHDADLIVLQNPEDPAIANPAWQAVPAVQAGRVAELRYDRNFGLALTAQVFAEDLREAARLL
- a CDS encoding helix-turn-helix domain-containing protein codes for the protein MSLIGQASSASSIPLVHVRFPGGGHDAADGPRDADTAEAAALLAAAREVRSVSTSHFPPSTPGLWPVHVHAFHELLWGTQGVLTVETEHGFFAVPPTIGLWIPAGVAHAVQTAGGTGFYCTYVDADGAAAPAEPLATAPAASAPEPTDDPFVAVLDRAHRTTAVSVPPAARELMIHLSQRDMAPAARRRSERVVVDLLSPVDVTPMVLPMPSDARLASVARRLLDDPADTRPLEAWAREVSVSVRNFSRLFHRETGMTFAQWRIHARVRVAIGLLAGGMPVGTVGRRVGYRTPSAFVQSFRRVLGHTPGWYVASVRADAEHPLAAAGDDRPVPERRAWLG
- a CDS encoding ABC transporter transmembrane domain-containing protein, which produces MPLRTRRPARRGGPPPTTVGQVFRLVLTGNRRWLLLTAGASGFMVHQVAEALVPVLIGVVVDRAIMPRDGAALGLWLGVLTAVFLVLTMAWRIGMRSTVRAFSFAAHDLRQLTVARVLDPRGMARRRAAGETLTIASSDTNRVAGIAWLVTGQLGALAAIGTTAVSLLLVSVPLGVAVLVATPVMLLVMHRLSVPLEARSEAEQETAARAGGLATDLVTGLRVLKGLGAEQAAADRYRRASRGSLAAALRAVRSRAAYQAVSEGLSVVFLATVALFAGRMALAGQITVGELVAVVGLAQFVQEPMSRTGFLGVELAQKRASARRLLLLLGEPTVHSAPARPVDAGVAGATPPGGSVTLAGVFGGSTLPSVTVRRGQVVGVVVPDAGDAAALVDVLGCRAPAPPGAVVVDGTDLSTLDPATGRALVFAARHDASLFSASVRDNLAPDGPLDPRALDASGTTEVLGHLGDGLDTHLTGRGQHLSGGQRQRLVLGRALHRPEPVLVLHDPTTAVDTVTEARIAAALRGLPERTLLLVTTSPTLLAACDHVVVAVSGTPGGAGVHGAAGSAGSAGSAGSAGSAGSAGSAGSAGSVGTGAELVAS